The sequence below is a genomic window from Micromonospora aurantiaca ATCC 27029.
ACCGCCTCCCGTGACCGGATCCACCGCCGACGAGCTGCACGTGCTCGTACTCGCGGGCGGCCTCTCCTACGAGCGGGACGTCTCACTGCGGTCGGGCCGCCGGGTGCTCGACGCGCTGCGTGCCGTCGGCGTCGACGCGGAACTGCGCGACGCCGACGTGGCGTTGCTGCCCGCCCTGACCGCCGACCCGCCGGACGCCGTGGTGATCGCCCTGCACGGCGCCACCGGCGAGGACGGCTCGCTGCGCGGCGTACTCGACCTCTGGGACGTGCCCTACGTCGGCTGCGACGCCCGGTCGTCCCGCCTCGCCTGGGACAAGCCGTCCGCCAAGGCGGTGCTGCGCGAGGCGGGTATCCCCACACCCGACTGGGTGGCGCTGCCGCACGACCGTTTCTCCGAGTTGGGCGCGGTGGCCGTCCTGGACCGGATCGTCGACCGCCTCGGGCTGCCGCTGATGGTCAAGCCCGCGCAGGGCGGTTCCGGACTGGGCGCCGCCGTGGTCCGGGAGGCGGCGTCGCTGCCGGCCGCGATGGTGGGTTGTTTCGCGTACGACCAGACCGCGCTCGTGGAGCGCTACGTCCCCGGGATGGACGTGGCGGTCTCCGTGCTCGACCTCGGCAAGGGCCCGCAGGCCCTGCCCCCGGTCGAGATCGTGCCGCGCAACGGCGTCTACGACTACGCGGCCCGCTACACCGCCGGCCGTACCACCTGGCACGCGCCGGCCCGGCTCGACGCCGCGACGACCGCCCGGGTGACCGAGGTGGCGCTCGCCGCGCACACCGCGCTCGGGCTGCGCGACGTGTCCCGCGTCGACCTGATCGTCGACGCCGGAGGCGACCCGCACGTGCTGGAGGTCAACGTCTCACCGGGCATGACCGAGACGTCGCTCCTCCCGCTGGCGATCCAGGCCGCCGGGCTGGACTTCGGCCGGGTCCTCGGCACGCTCGTGACCCGGGCCGCCGCACGGCGTCGCTGACCTCAGCTCTCCCGGGTACGCGCTGCGTCCGGCCGGTCGTCCGCGGCGTCGTCCGGCCCGGCGTCGTCCTCGTCTGCGCTGTCCGGGGCACTGTCCCCTGCGTGTTCCGGTGCCGGGCCGGCCTGCGGTGCCGGGTCGGGATCCGACGGGCCCGCCGAGGGGTCTGAGAGGCCCGCTGCCGCGTCGGACTCGGGGATCTCGTCCGCTGCCTCGATCACCGACACGGCCTCGTCCTCGGGCTCCTCAGCGGCGTTCGCGGGCGAGGTCGGGGAGAGACTCGACGGCGCCTGCCAGTGGATGCGCGGCGGCTCGGCCAACGGACGGCCGCCGAACTCGGCGAGCCACGCGGCCACCATGGCGAGGTTCTCCCGCCACTTCTCCTCGGAGATCGGGGGCAGGATCGAGTCCCACAGCGACAGGAACGTGCCCCGCAGCTGCAGTCGACCGTACGGCCGGGCCAGGAACCACAGGTGCAGGTGCGCTGAGCCGTCGCCCCACCGGTTCACGTGGACGCGGGCCACTCCGTCGAGCGAGCGGACGGCCCGCTCCAGGCGGACGGTCATCACGCCCAGTTCGGCGGCGAGCAGGTTCGGCAGGTCGCCCAGATCCAGGTGGGAACGGGACTCCAGGATCAGGACCATCGGCAGGCCGGTGGGCCGGTCCATGGCGCGGACGCGCCACCGCTCACCGACCCAGATGTACGCCTCGTCGGGCGCGTTGCAGGCGGTGCACTCCCGGTCCGCCTCGCCGCGGCGGGGAGGTTCGAACGGTACGGGCTCGTCGAGTTGCTTGACGCGGAGATCGCCCTCGAAGGGGAAGGACGGCCACTGGGTGAAGTCGGGAACTGAGGGAGGGGTGTCCGGCACGACGCTGACCCTAACCGAGTTGGCGACGCCTGTCCCTACCTGTTCCACTGGCCGCCCACCGGTTGTCCACCGCGTTGTCCACAGGCTGCCGAGATCACCAGCACAGCGCGTCATGCACTGCTCAGCAAGGGTTTCCTCGCTTTGTTTCACGTGAAACGGGGAGTGCCTGTGGACAACCGCTGTGGATAACTCGGGGTGCGTCTGGGCCCGTTCTTCCAACGATCCGGTGACCGATCCGCACCGGGTGCCGACGGCTTCTTCTCGTGCGTGTTTCACGTGAAACGGCGGATGCGTCGGCCCGCATCTCGGCGCGGTCGCTCGGCTCGCTGGCGTCGCCTGACCTTGTTCCGTGACTGCATCCTCGGCGGGTACGGCAGATCGAACGAGGCGCCTCCGGGCGACGGCGACAGAGGAGTCGCGAGGCGAGCCCCCGGCTGTTCGTTGGGAGCGGGCCGGGCCGCGCGGATACCGAGCCGCGCCGACCACCGCTCGACTTGTGGCCGGCACCGCGCCGCATCGCTTGTACCCGGCACAGCCGGGACTCGATCGGATGAGGGTCGGGTTGGTCGCCGCGTTTCACGTGAAACAGCAAGCGCGTCTGAGCCGACAGGCCGAGCCCGAGCTGGCCGCACGGGCCTCGGGTTTGCCGGGCCTCGGGTTTGCCGCTCGATCGCTGATCGGGCTCGCCACCGCCCTGGAGGCGTGCGAGCACCCGGCCGGCCCGGCGAGCGATGCCGGGTCATCGACGGCGGCGCGAACGAGTCAGCATCATTCGGCCCAGGGATGCTGAGCCGGGCCGCACAGCTCGGCCAGCTGGCCGGGCTCCTCGCGACAGGCGCTCCCGACTCGGCGCTCCCGGCTCGGCCGCTCGCCGGTTCGACACTCCCCGGTTCGGCAGTGTTCGGTTCGGCACTGCTCGGTTCGGCACTGCTCGGCTCAGCGACCCTCACTCAGGTGCTCCCCGGTTCGGCGGGGCGCGGCTCAATGCGCCTGGATCGCTCACAGGCGCTGATCGGATAGGGGTCGGCAGGACGGCTCTTGCGCGGTCGTCACGGCCGGGCGTGCTCAACCCTCTGGCCCGTCAGCATGGTCATCCTCCGATCGCCCTTGCCCTAGCTCAGGGCTTGCCGCCCGGGACAGTCGACACGCCAACCCGGGACAGTCGGCACGCCAACCCGGGGCACGCCGGCACGCTGGCCCGGGCATGGCGGCTCGGCAGCCCGGCAGCCCGACGGCCCGGCAGCCCGGCAGCCCGACGGCCCGGCAGCCCGACGGCCCGGCAGCCCGACGGCCCGGCAGCCCGGCGGCCCGAATGGCTTCCCGGCGGAGAACCGGTTCGCGTGCGTGCGATCGGTGGGCGGCACCAGCCGGCGGCTAGACGGGTGCGTCACGCGGAACGAGCGGGTCACCAAGCAACGGATTCCGTCTGAGCCGTCGCCGCCAGCCCTCCTGCCAGACTCAGCGGAGTGGGCGCGGACCGACTCGTCAACGCCGAACGGCGGCTCTTTCGGAACCTTTGGCACTCGGCTCTCGCGTACTCAGCCCTTCAGCGCTCGGGCGCGCGGCCTGCCGCCGATCAGTAACGCGGATAGCAGATTCACCGCCACCACCCAGTCGCCTGCCCCCGTTTCACGTGAAACGACGGGCGAGGCACGACAGCCCCAACAGCCGATGCGACCCAGGATGCTCCCGCTTCGACCGCATCAGCGCGGAAGGACGCTAGGGCATCGGTGAGCACCACCGGCACCAGACGGCCCAGCCCCTCGTCGGAGACGGCATCGGCTTCGGAGGGGCCGGTCCCCGTCGACCGAGTAGCCGTGACCCAACGAACCGCCATGCCCGACGAACGGCACCGAACCGACCCGGACACAGATCCGGCCGCATCCCCTCGTCGGGATGCGGCCGGATCGACACCGGAGAAAAGGGCTACGCCTCGGGCTGCCCGTCCTCGCCCACGCCGATGATGCCGACGATCCGCTCCAGGTCGTCGACGGTGGCGAACTCGATCGTGATCTTGCCCTTGCTGCGGCCGATGTCGACCTTCACCCGGGTGTCGAATCGGTCCGACAGCCGGTCTGCGAGATCGGTGAGCGCCGGGGCGTGCGGCTTCGGCCGACGCTTGGCGGCGGCCGTCTTCGCCGGCTCCTCGGCGAGCGCCAGGTGCACCAGTTCCTCGGCGCCGCGGACCGTGATGCCCTCGCGAACGATCCGCTCGGCGAGTGCCTCCTGCGCCTCGGCGTTGTCCAGGCTGAGCAGTGCCCGGGCGTGGCCGGCGGAGAGGACACCGGCGGCGACCCGGCGCTGCACGGCGGGTGGCAGGTTCATCAGCCTGATGGTGTTGGAGATCTGCGGGCGGCTGCGGCCGATCCGCCGGGCCAGTTCCTCGTGCGTGGCACCGAACTCCTCAAGGAGTTGCTGGTACGCCGCCGCCTCTTCGAGCGGGTTGAGGTTGGCGCGGTGGATGTTCTCCAGGAGCGCGTCCCGGAGCATCGCGTCGTCCTTGGTGTCCCGGACGATGGCGGGGATGGTCTCCCGGCCGACCGCCTGGGCGGCACGCCAGCGCCGCTCACCCATCACGAGTTCGAACTTCTCGGGGTCGAGCTGGCGGACCACGATCGGCTGGAGGAAGCCGACCTCCTGGATCGAGGTCTTCAGTTCCTCCAGCGCCTCCTCGTCGAAGACGTGCCGGGGCTGCTTCGGGTTCGGCACGATCGCGTCGACCGGGATCTCCGCGAAGCGGGCACCGGGCACCGGGCTCAGCTGGGGCTCGGGCTCGAAGGCCGGAGGCGGGGTGCTCCCGACGCCGCCGGTGATGGCGGCGGTCGCACCGGCGACCGGAGTCGACGGCGACGCGGCAGTGGCCGACGATTCCGGTTCGGTGGCAGCCGGTTCGGCGCCCGGTACCGGTCCGGTGGGGATGAGGGCGCCGAGCCCTCGGCCCAGTCCGCCGCGGGGACGGTTCTTCATGCGACGCCTCCCAGCGACATCTCCGCACTACGCATTCCGGCTCACCGGCTCCTTGACGCCTCGCTCCGCGATCTCCTGGGCGGCCTCGAAGTAACTCGTGGCCCCCCGCGAACCGGGATCGTAGGTCATCACCGACTGGCCGTAGCTCGGTGCCTCGGAGACACGCACGTTGCGGGGGATGACGGCCTGGAGCACCTTGTCGCCGAAGTGGTTCCGGACGTCCTGCTCCACCGCGTCGGCCAGCCGGGTACGCCTGTCGTACATGGTGAGCAGGATCGTGGAGACCTCGAGCTTCGGGTTGAGGTGCTGACGAACCAGGTTGATGTTGTTGATCAGCTGGTTGAGGCCCTCCAGCGCGTAGTACTCGCACTGGATCGGGATCAGCACCTCCTGCGCGGCCACGAGCGCGTTGACTGTGAGCAGGCCGAGCGACGGCGGACAGTCTATGAAGACGTAGTCGAAGTGACCGGGGTACGCGGCGATGGCCCGCGCCAGGCGCGACTCCCGGGCCACCACGGAGACCAGCTCGATCTCGGCGCCGGCCAGGTCGATCGTGGCCGGTACGCACCACAGGTTCGGGATGCCCTCGACCGCTTGGGCCACCTCCTCCAGCGGCACACTGTCGATCAGGCAGTCGTACACGTCGGGCACGCCCGTGTGGTGCGGCACGTTCAGACCGGTGGAGGCGTTGCCCTGGGGATCAAGGTCGACCACGAGCACCCGGTTGCCGTGCAGCGCGAGTGCCACTGCGAGGTTCACGGTGGTGGTCGTCTTACCCACGCCGCCCTTCTGGTTGGCGACGCACATCACCCGGGTCCGGTCGGGGCGCGGCATGGTGACCTCGCCACTGGGATTCAGGATCTGCACGGCGCGCATCGCCTCCATAGCCAACGGTGGATCATCCTCTTCGCGCGTCGGGGTTTCACGTGAAACGTACGTGCTGGCGTCTACCTCGTCCCCGTACCCGTCCGCTTGTGGCGTGTCGGACGGCGCCGCTGTGACCTCGGGGACGGCCTGGAACGGCACGGCCGAGACGGGCGGCTGGGGTTCGTAGCGGGTGGGTACCGCGGCGTTCGCCCGCACCGCGGGCGGGCGCGGAGTCGGTGCGTTCACCGGACCGTCGGCCGGGTCGAGCGGGTCGCGTGCCGGCGGTACGTTCGCCGGCACGGACGACACGGGCCGCACGGGCCCGCCGGCCGACGGCTCCCGTCGCTTGGACGGCTGAGCCGGGTACGGGGAGGACGGTTCGCCGGACTCGTTCACCGTCCACTCCTGGTAGTTGGTTTCACGTGAAACGGGGTCGGCGGAGGGCTCGCCTCCTGGTCCGGTCAACCGTGGATCGTCGTACCTGCCGTCGTCATGCACCTGTCATCCCTACCCGCTCCGGATGGTCGGTCCGCACCCGTCGAATCGCGTCCGCGCCTCGCACGGCGCCGTCGGTTCGGCGGGAACCGTCAGGTTCGGGTGCCGCCCGGCACCGCCGTTCCACACTATCGACGCGCGGTCAGCCTACGGCCGACGGGCGCGGTGGGTCCATGTCGGGTTGCGATCGATCGCGTCACGCCCACCGGTCCAACGACCGGATCGGGCGTGCGGAATGGCGTACCGGCTCAGCGGTCGCCGCGGCGGCGACCGCCACGCGACCGCTTCGGCTTCTTCGGACGGCGCGGGTTGATCACGCGCTCCCGGACCACCTCGACCACAGTCGCCGGGGGGTCGATCACCCCTTCGCCGCAGCGGTGCAGTTCCGGGGTCGCGCCGCCGAGGCGGATCACGGCCTCGGTGTGCTCGGTGATCTCGTCGGCCGCCGAGGCGCCCTTGAGCGCGACCAGCCGTCCGCCGGGGGCCACGAGCGGCAGGCACCAGGAGGCGAGCCGGTCCAGCGGCGCCACCGCGCGGGCAGTCACGATGTCGGCGCTCAGTGGTTCCCGGTCACGCGAGCCGGCCGCCGCCTCCTCGGCCCGCCCACGGAACACACGGACGTCCCGGGTCAGGCCGAGACGCTGTACCGCCTCGATCAGGAAGGCGGTCCGCCGGGCCAGCGGCTCGACGAGCGTCACGGTGAGGTCGGGACGC
It includes:
- a CDS encoding AAA family ATPase yields the protein MHDDGRYDDPRLTGPGGEPSADPVSRETNYQEWTVNESGEPSSPYPAQPSKRREPSAGGPVRPVSSVPANVPPARDPLDPADGPVNAPTPRPPAVRANAAVPTRYEPQPPVSAVPFQAVPEVTAAPSDTPQADGYGDEVDASTYVSRETPTREEDDPPLAMEAMRAVQILNPSGEVTMPRPDRTRVMCVANQKGGVGKTTTTVNLAVALALHGNRVLVVDLDPQGNASTGLNVPHHTGVPDVYDCLIDSVPLEEVAQAVEGIPNLWCVPATIDLAGAEIELVSVVARESRLARAIAAYPGHFDYVFIDCPPSLGLLTVNALVAAQEVLIPIQCEYYALEGLNQLINNINLVRQHLNPKLEVSTILLTMYDRRTRLADAVEQDVRNHFGDKVLQAVIPRNVRVSEAPSYGQSVMTYDPGSRGATSYFEAAQEIAERGVKEPVSRNA
- the rsmG gene encoding 16S rRNA (guanine(527)-N(7))-methyltransferase RsmG yields the protein MDGDDVPDPATATLPPELAEAARALFGDRLDLAAAYAELLATDGVVRGLIGPRETPRLWERHLLNCAVVAERIPEGASVIDVGSGAGLPGLVLAIARPDLTVTLVEPLARRTAFLIEAVQRLGLTRDVRVFRGRAEEAAAGSRDREPLSADIVTARAVAPLDRLASWCLPLVAPGGRLVALKGASAADEITEHTEAVIRLGGATPELHRCGEGVIDPPATVVEVVRERVINPRRPKKPKRSRGGRRRGDR
- a CDS encoding ParB/RepB/Spo0J family partition protein gives rise to the protein MKNRPRGGLGRGLGALIPTGPVPGAEPAATEPESSATAASPSTPVAGATAAITGGVGSTPPPAFEPEPQLSPVPGARFAEIPVDAIVPNPKQPRHVFDEEALEELKTSIQEVGFLQPIVVRQLDPEKFELVMGERRWRAAQAVGRETIPAIVRDTKDDAMLRDALLENIHRANLNPLEEAAAYQQLLEEFGATHEELARRIGRSRPQISNTIRLMNLPPAVQRRVAAGVLSAGHARALLSLDNAEAQEALAERIVREGITVRGAEELVHLALAEEPAKTAAAKRRPKPHAPALTDLADRLSDRFDTRVKVDIGRSKGKITIEFATVDDLERIVGIIGVGEDGQPEA
- a CDS encoding D-alanine--D-alanine ligase family protein, with the protein product MSDSPAAPPPVTGSTADELHVLVLAGGLSYERDVSLRSGRRVLDALRAVGVDAELRDADVALLPALTADPPDAVVIALHGATGEDGSLRGVLDLWDVPYVGCDARSSRLAWDKPSAKAVLREAGIPTPDWVALPHDRFSELGAVAVLDRIVDRLGLPLMVKPAQGGSGLGAAVVREAASLPAAMVGCFAYDQTALVERYVPGMDVAVSVLDLGKGPQALPPVEIVPRNGVYDYAARYTAGRTTWHAPARLDAATTARVTEVALAAHTALGLRDVSRVDLIVDAGGDPHVLEVNVSPGMTETSLLPLAIQAAGLDFGRVLGTLVTRAAARRR